Within Wyeomyia smithii strain HCP4-BCI-WySm-NY-G18 chromosome 2, ASM2978416v1, whole genome shotgun sequence, the genomic segment aataaaatctggcagctctggtTTCAATCTGTCAAACCATATTCGATTTCCTGatcgttgttgttattgttaaaaaaattataaaaaaaacctaaaatcaTCTTACTATACAGATTTCATTCGattttttaaactatttaaacaaagggaaaaagaaaacaacacaATGGGTAAAAAACAGCATCAGAAAGATAAAATGTGAGTATTATTTATTTGTTGAAGAATGTTTATGAAAAAGTTTGTTTATAGGTATCTGACCTACACTGAGTGGTCGGAATTCTATGGAGGACACAAGCCAGACTCGGTTGAAAATGAACAAGTCAAATTTAAACGACTTCCATTTGACCACTGCTTTTTGTCAATGGTTCCATACGAGCATCCTTACTGTGACAAGGACGGGAATATTTTCGAACTTTCTGCGATAGTTGATTTCATTAAGCATTTCAAGGTAAATCCGGTAACAGGGTCACCTTTAGATGGTAAATCGTTGACAAAGCTCAATTTTACTAAAAATCATGAAGGACAATATCACTGTCCGACACTATTTAAGCCGTTTACAAAAAACTCTCACATTGTCGCTAACGGAAAGACTGGAAACGTCTTTTCGTTTGAAGCTATCGAACAGCTTAATGTGAAAACCAAAAACTGGAAAGATTTACTGGATGATACCCCTTTCACTAGAAAAGACCTAATTACAATTCAGGACCCAagtaatttggaaaaatttaacATTACGACTTACCACCACataaaaaataagttaaaagtTTTATCAGAAGAAGAGCTAGCCGAAAGAAAAGATCCACAAGGAAGGCTAAAAACAGTTTCTATGGAAACGCGAGATATTTTAACACAGCTGGAAAAAGATTACAAGGCACCTGAGGAGAAATCAGAGGATCACAAAGTGGCTGATAAGTTCAATGCTGCCCATTATTCGACAGGAGCTGTAGCCGCTGCTTTTACTTCTACATCAATGGTTCCAGTATTAAATCACGAGGCTGCCATCATTGAAGAAGATGTTATCCGATACGAGCGGGTTCGAAAGAAGGGCTATGTCAGACTGTTGACTAACTTTGGGGCGTTGAATTTGGAGCTTTACTGCGATCAAGTCCCAAAGACTTGCGAGAACTTCTTAAAGCACTGTCAAAACGGGTACTATAATGGATGTATTTTCCATCGTTCGATCCGAAATTTCATGATTCAAGGCGGTGATCCTACGGGAGTTGGTAACGGAGGAACTTCTGTCTGGGGTAAAAAGTTTTCTGACGAAATTAAACCAAATTTAACACATTCCGGTAGGGGTATACTGTCAATGGCTAATTCTGGACCGAATACCAATGGATCGCAGTTGTAGGTATTATATATtcctttttattattgtttcgtAACAATCTGACTGATTGTAGCTTCATAACTTACCGTTCTTGCCGCCACCTGGACGGCAAGCACACAGTCTTTGGTAAACTAGTTGGCGGCCTAGAAGTGTTAACGGAAATGGAGCGCGTGGAGGTGGATAATCGGGATCGGcctattgaaaatattttcgtaCAACGTGTGCAGGTTTTTGTTGATCCGTTCCAAGAAGCAGATGAGCAGTTGGCAAATGCACGGGCTGAAGAACTAGAACGTATTCAACGGGAAGCTCAAGAGAAACAAGTAAAAACGTCTAAAACGCAGCCACTAAAAGTTTTTCGCTCGGGAGTGGGTAAATATTTGGATAAAAATATCACGAAAAGGATTGCAGACCCAGACACTTCACACAATGAAGCGAACTTGGCAACTTCAGAGAAAAAAcgtaaaaaagaacaaaaaatcaaacaacttGGAAATTTTAGTTCGTGgtaaatattatatatatttcaattacaaactgGATTGCTACAGTGTTCTAATCATCCCCGAACTCGCGTTTTTTCCAAGCTTTTTTCATTTCCTGTAACCGAATTTTACGCCGGTTAGTCTCCAAATGTTTTTTCTGTTCAATTTTCCGCCTCTGTGCTTCTACAGAGTTGTATCCATTTTGAAGATTGTCTAATTTATCAATCAGTAATCGACGAGCTTCTTCCCGATTTTTGTGCAACGATCGAGATGCGTGACATTGTACTACAATTCCGGTTGGTTTATGCGTAATAACTACTTTGTTGCTAGTTTTGGCAACAGATTGCCCTCCTGGTCCACTACCACGAACGAACACTTCTTCAAGATCGTTCTCAATCAAAACCGGAACTTTGGATGTGTCAATAGTAGATTTGCAATGTATAAATGACCGGTTAAACAATTGGAAGTTACGTAAAAGCTTATTAGAAAACATCTTTAGACTACACGAGCTCGATCTAGTAAAGCACGTcctcgcttgagaaaaaagaaacgatttaaatttgtaaaattgtACAATTTCTATAGACACATACCTTGTAGCAATATTCTATTTC encodes:
- the LOC129721619 gene encoding RING-type E3 ubiquitin-protein ligase PPIL2, whose amino-acid sequence is MGKKQHQKDKMYLTYTEWSEFYGGHKPDSVENEQVKFKRLPFDHCFLSMVPYEHPYCDKDGNIFELSAIVDFIKHFKVNPVTGSPLDGKSLTKLNFTKNHEGQYHCPTLFKPFTKNSHIVANGKTGNVFSFEAIEQLNVKTKNWKDLLDDTPFTRKDLITIQDPSNLEKFNITTYHHIKNKLKVLSEEELAERKDPQGRLKTVSMETRDILTQLEKDYKAPEEKSEDHKVADKFNAAHYSTGAVAAAFTSTSMVPVLNHEAAIIEEDVIRYERVRKKGYVRLLTNFGALNLELYCDQVPKTCENFLKHCQNGYYNGCIFHRSIRNFMIQGGDPTGVGNGGTSVWGKKFSDEIKPNLTHSGRGILSMANSGPNTNGSQFFITYRSCRHLDGKHTVFGKLVGGLEVLTEMERVEVDNRDRPIENIFVQRVQVFVDPFQEADEQLANARAEELERIQREAQEKQVKTSKTQPLKVFRSGVGKYLDKNITKRIADPDTSHNEANLATSEKKRKKEQKIKQLGNFSSW
- the LOC129721620 gene encoding mitochondrial translation release factor in rescue, which codes for MFSNKLLRNFQLFNRSFIHCKSTIDTSKVPVLIENDLEEVFVRGSGPGGQSVAKTSNKVVITHKPTGIVVQCHASRSLHKNREEARRLLIDKLDNLQNGYNSVEAQRRKIEQKKHLETNRRKIRLQEMKKAWKKREFGDD